The Armatimonadota bacterium genome window below encodes:
- a CDS encoding acetylornithine transaminase, which produces MTTKEITTSADVMALYDQYVMKTYGRQPVVLVRGEGCFAYDIDGKEYLDLVAGIAVNGLGHCPSKVVEAIREQAGILMHTSNLYYVPGQAQLAKLLCEISGMSKAFFCNSGAEANEAAMKLAKKAAKISGHPEKCEIVTALKSFHGRTLAAITATGQPKYQKSFTPLVPGYKYIPYNDVKALKNAVNEKTCAVMMEPVQGESGVHPASVEFLQAARDLCDKSGAALIFDEVQTGLGRTGKMFGFQNFGVVPDVITLAKTIAAGFPMGACLARDKWADVFEPGDHAATFGGNPLACAAALAAVTEIKDGGWVENSAKVGQYFREQLSRLPGVKEVRGLGLMAAADFDKPIAKDLVSKALEAGLIINATSENTLRFVPPLILTQELVDRAVSIIAKILDGE; this is translated from the coding sequence ATGACAACTAAAGAAATAACAACCAGCGCAGATGTAATGGCGCTTTACGATCAATATGTAATGAAAACATACGGCAGGCAGCCTGTAGTGCTCGTTAGGGGCGAGGGGTGCTTTGCATATGATATCGACGGCAAGGAGTATCTCGACCTTGTGGCAGGGATTGCTGTAAACGGACTCGGGCACTGCCCGTCCAAAGTAGTAGAGGCTATCCGCGAGCAGGCCGGGATTCTCATGCATACAAGCAATCTCTATTACGTGCCCGGCCAGGCTCAGCTTGCAAAGCTCCTGTGCGAGATATCGGGGATGAGCAAGGCATTCTTCTGCAACTCGGGCGCGGAAGCCAACGAAGCAGCAATGAAGCTTGCCAAGAAGGCTGCAAAGATTTCGGGGCACCCTGAAAAGTGTGAGATAGTGACTGCCTTGAAGTCTTTCCACGGCCGGACTCTGGCGGCTATCACAGCTACCGGTCAGCCGAAGTATCAGAAGTCGTTTACCCCGCTGGTTCCGGGTTACAAATATATACCTTATAATGATGTCAAAGCTCTCAAGAACGCAGTGAATGAAAAGACCTGCGCCGTTATGATGGAGCCAGTGCAGGGTGAGAGCGGAGTGCATCCGGCCAGTGTCGAGTTTTTGCAGGCTGCGCGCGATCTGTGCGACAAGTCCGGTGCGGCTTTGATCTTTGACGAAGTCCAGACAGGCCTTGGCAGAACGGGTAAGATGTTTGGGTTCCAGAATTTCGGGGTTGTCCCGGATGTTATTACCCTTGCTAAGACAATTGCGGCGGGCTTCCCGATGGGGGCATGCCTTGCACGTGACAAATGGGCAGATGTGTTTGAGCCGGGAGATCATGCGGCTACATTCGGCGGCAACCCACTGGCCTGCGCGGCGGCACTTGCAGCAGTGACTGAGATAAAAGACGGCGGATGGGTCGAAAACTCGGCTAAGGTTGGGCAGTATTTCCGCGAGCAGCTATCCAGACTGCCGGGAGTGAAAGAAGTGCGCGGGCTTGGACTGATGGCGGCAGCAGATTTTGATAAACCAATAGCCAAAGACCTGGTATCAAAGGCGCTGGAGGCCGGTCTGATAATCAATGCGACGAGTGAGAAC